The Streptomyces sp. ALI-76-A nucleotide sequence AGCGCGCCGGCGTGGGCGAGGCCGACGCGAGGGACGCGCTGTGGAGCACCGCCCAGCTGATGTACCAGCTCGTGTCCGGCCGGCAGGGCAACCCGGACGGGCCTCCCGCGGACCTCGACGCCTACCGGTCCCTGGCCCAGACCCTCGCCGGAGCCTTCGAGCCCGCGGCCGAGAACCGTCCGGCCCCCGCTCGCCTCCTCGCCCTGCTGACGTCGGACCCGGACCCGGCGGCCATGGTCGCGGCCCGTCCCGACCCGCTCGAACCGCACCGCAGGGAGTTCGACGCGGCCCTGGCCCGTAAACGCGCCGCTGCCGGAGTCGACGGGGCCGGCGGCCCGGGCGGAGGCGACGGCTCGGGCGGAGGCGACGGTTCCACCGGAACGGCGGTGGACCAGGACGGCACGACCCGTGCCGGACCTCCGAGCCGGACCTCCGGCACGCCGGACCGCGACCGGGGCAGAAAGCGCACCTGGCTCGGCGGGACGGCCGACCGTGATCGCGGCAGAAGCGGAAAGGGACGTCGATGACCTGGCACGGGAAGGGGACGTCGATGTCCCGCTCGGGACTCGGGAAGGGGACGCCGATGACCGGTTCGGGACTCGGGAAGGGGACGCCGATGACCGGTTCGGGACTCGGGAAGGGGACGCCGATGACCGGCTCGGGACTCGGGAAGGGGACGCCGATGACCGGTTCGGGACTCGGGAAGGGGACGCCGATGACCGGCTCGGGACTCGGGAAGGGGACGCCGGTGACCGGTTCGGGACTCGGGAAGGGGACGCCGGTGACCGGCTCGGGAAGGGGATGTCGATGACCGGCACGTCCGCACAGCTCGAACCCGGGCAGGTGCTCTGCCCGTACTGCCTGGAGATCGTCGTCCACGACGAACGGGCCCTGCACGTCCGCAACGAGAAGTTGCAGTACGAACGGCTGGACACCGAGGGGCTCGCCAACCCGCTGCGACGTGCCGACGTCCTGCGCGGGGCCTTCCAGCTCTGTGGAAACACCGAGGGGGTCAGCCACCACTACATCCCCGTCCCCTACCTGACGCACGGGCGCCCGCTGACCGTCGCCATGGTCGGAACGTCGGGTACCGGAAAGAGTCACCTGCTGACGCAGATGATCGCCGAGGTCACCGACGGCGGCCTGGAGCCCTACGGCGTGCGCTGGCAGTCGGTGAACCCCGCCGACCACTCGGACTTCATGCGGGAGCGGGTGGCACTGCTGCGGGCGGGCGAGCAGCTGGAGGCCACCGCGCAGACCCCGTTCGCCCAGTTCGTCGAGGCCCTGCTGCTCACCGGAACGGACGGCGAGGTGCGGCCCGTGGCCTTCTTCGACCTGGGCGGTGAGGACCTGGTCCGCACCGACTCGCTGCTGCGCTTCCTGCTGGGCGTCGACGCCCTGATCTTCGTCGCCGACCCGCTGCTGGCCTGCGGCCTGCCGCAACTGGACGAGGCACGCGAGCAGTACGGCCTGCACGTCAGCAGGAGCGACCCCGCCTTCGAGACGGTGCTGGACCGGCTGCCCCGCCAGGGGCCGTACCTGGACGTGGCCATGGCACTGGTGGTCGGCAAGGCGGACCTGCTGCGCTTCGAGCCCCCGGTCGACCGCTGGCTCAGCCGGCCGTCCACCGCCCCGCTCGACGCACGGCGACTGCGTGAGGAGAGCCGCGACGTGTACGCCTTTCTGCGCCGCCACGCCGCACCCGCCTGGCTGCGCCCGTTCGACAGCGCCCTGCGCTGCACCCTGCACTTCGCCTCCGCGACCGGCGGCCAGCCGGCGAACGGCCGCTTCCCGCACGGCGTGCGCTCACGGCGGGTGCTGGGCCCCCTGCTGTCGATCCTCGCGATGTGCGGGCTGCTGAGCGAGGACCCGGCGCTCCGGCCCTCCACGGTGGGGATGTGAGCCGGCGTGGACCAGGACCGGGAAGAACTGCTCGACCAGGTCGTCTTCCGCTGGGAGGGCAACCGGGGCCGGACCGGCACGGGCATCAACGCGGTGGCGTACTCGTGCGACGGAGAGCGCGCCGAGGAACTGCGGGCCGAGCTGGCGCCGCTGCTGCGGGTGGAGGGAGGTGACCTGCCGAGCCAGGTCCGCCAGGTGCGCCGGACCGGGGAGGTGGTCGTCATCAACCGCCGACGGGACCCCGACGCCCACGGCAGGAGCAGCACGGAGTCGCACGCCCTGATCGGCAGCCGCGGTGCCCTGAAGCCCAGATTCTGCCTCGCACTCAGTCAGCTACCGGTTCCCGTGGCAGACCTGTCCGGGACGGACGTCCGCCGTCTGCCGCGGGCGAAGCACACCGAGCTGAAGGAGACGGCCGGCCCGGAAGGGCGGCGGTTCATGGCGCAGGTGCCGACCGTGGCGGCGCCTCTCACCGCAATGGTGGCCCAACTACTGCGCACCCCGGCCCACTTGATGTCAGTCCGGATCCCTGACTTCTCCCGCGAGGGGGAGAACGACACACCGCTGCTGATCTGGGGGCTCAGCGGCGTCTTCGGCAGCTGGCTCGGTCGCGACTTCTGGACCTACGCGACCTACGACACGTCCGACACCCACGGACTGCGGGTCGTCGGCGTGCCGGACTGGCGTACGTCGGCGATCGAGGACCCCCTTCTGGAGCGGATCGCGTTCCACAACGCACCGGACGACGAGGCGCAGTGGATCGCGCGGGGCCTGGTGACGCTGTTCCTGTCCGACCCGGACGGCGCGGAAGCTGTCCAGGGGCTGATCAGCCAGTGTCCCGACGCGGTCACCCTGCCCCTGCCCGACCGGCTGCACATGCTGAGGCGGCTGCTGGAGTCGGCGACGGTGTCAGGGGCCGGCGTGTCAGTGCTGCGGCCGATGAGCCCCTTGGGTCTTTCCGGCGCAGACCGGCTTCCGCCGTCCGCCGTGGGCGACCGGGAGTCGGCCGGTGGCCCGGAGGCTCGTCAGGCTCCGAGGGGGGAAGCGGGCGCGGATCCCCGGGGCGAGAGGCCGATCGGTCCGCTGCCGTCGCGTCCCCGTGGCAATCCGGCGCACCGTCCGCCGCCCGCCCCTGTCCCCACCGCACACGGGAGCGCCGAGGACGAGCCCGCCGATCACGGGAGTGGGGCCGTACGGCGTTCCGCGCCCACGGCGGCCTCTCCCCGGTCCGAGCCGTCGGCAGCGGCGCGCCACGAGCCCGCCCCCGGCCCGGCGACCGTCCCACCGCCGGTGACTCCTCGGCCGTCACCCGACGTCGACCCGCGCCCGCGGCCTCAGGCGCCGACGACGTTCCGGTCACCGGTCCGGCCCCCGGGGAAGCCGTCCTACCAGCCCTCCCCGGCGCGGGCCGCCGACCCGGAGGACAGCCTGGGGGCGGACGAGCGTGTCCCGGGCTCCCGGCCGCCCCGGCCACTGCCCCCGCGCCTGACGAGAAGGCGCAGCCTGCTCCACCGCGTCACCTTCGCCCGGTGGCGGTACGACCGGCACGCGGGCCCGGAGGACACCGACAGGCGGCCCGACGGTGACCTGCTCGCCATTCTTCGTCGGCCGGGCCTGTCGCGCGGGGAAGTCGACCGTCTGCTCGACGCACTGGCCGCCCGGGCGAACCTTCGGACGCTGGGGGAGGCGGACCGCGTCTGCCGCGATGTGCTGGAGCAGGAGCTCTATCTGCCCGGTGGTCGAAGGGCCGGCGACGGGAAACCGGACGAGCGGGAGCAGTACCGCGCGGCGGAGACAGCCGCCTGGCTGCTCCACTGGGCCGTACTGCCGTACCTCGAGCACCGGGGTGTCGGGGATCGCGTCGGAGAGCTGTTCCGCAAGGTGTGCACACGTGACGGTCGGGTGGAGCGCCACTTCCTGGACGTGCTGGTCTTCTCCGCCGTCCACGGCCCGCCGAAGCTCCCCACGCAGGCCTGGATGAAGCTCGTCGGCTACCTGCGGACAGCGCCCGAGGGGCGACCACCGCAGGTGCTCCGTAAACCTTCCGGTCACGCCGCCGGCCGGCGTACGGCACCGGCCCGGGGGCACCGCGCACAGCGGTCGGACGACCTGTGGAAGGTCGCCTGCATGGCCATGAGCTGCGTCGCCGCCCTGCTCCTGCTCCTTCTGATCGCCCGGTGGTGAGGCGACTGGGACACGCAGCACGACGTTCCGCCCACAGCAAGCCACCGAGCCACCAAGCCGCCACAAGAAGACACGGGACCTGGCGAGGCGACGCCCCGCCGCACCGTGCGAGAGGAAAGCGCACGTGACAACACCGCAGAGTCCGGGGGAACGCTCGCGCGGAACACGGCAACGTGTCTTCATCAGCCACGGCTCCAAGGACAGCCACTACAGCTGGCTCGTCTGCGACGACATCCGGGAAGCGCTGAGCAAGGCCGGATACGAGGTGTTCCTGGACCGCCGGTCCCTTCATCCCCAGGACGACTGGAGACGGCAGATCGGCCGTCAGCTGGAGAGCTGTCACGCGGCGGTGTTCGTCATCGCCGAAAGGGCTCTGGACCGGGAATGGGTGCGCCGGGAGGCCGAGATCCTGCGCCATCGCCACGACATCTGCGGCATCTTCCTCCTGGTGGTCCTGCTCGACGACCTCCAGCCGGAGGATCTCGAAGCGGCCGGTCTCGGTGTGCTGAACATCAAACAGGCCCTCAAGTTCGGAGCCCAGGCCGAGGCCGAGCCGACCCGGATCGCCGAGGACGTCGTGGAGGAGTTCGCCGAGCTGCCCGCCCTGCCGGGCGAGGACGAGCCCATGCGCCTGTGGGCGGAACGGCTCTCCGCGAAGCTCGGCCGTTCGGCGGACCCGGGCCTGCTCGAGGACGCCGCGAAACTGCTGGGGCTGGAGGAGCGGGACGCGCGCAGGGCACGCGGCTTCAACGGCGCGCGCTTCCTCGCCAGGTCCCTCCTCAACGCGGGCCTGGGAGACAACGTCCCCCGAGCCGTCTTCCACCTCAACGCAGCGCTCGGCTCCACTGGCCGCTCACTCGCCCAGGAGATGGCACCGACCTGGGTGAACGAGGAGGCCGCGCGGTGTTTCATCCCGGACGAGAAGGCGGACGAGGGCCGGGTCCTCCTGCTCCACGCCTCCATCAGGCAGACGGCGGACCATCACATAGGGCGTGCGATGCGCCGGGACGTCACCCGGTACGTCAGCGCGGCACTGAACGTACTCCGGCCGGACGAGGCGGAGGCCACCGCCCTCGTCGAGGACGAACTGCGGGCGGCTCTGCGAGCCAGGATGGCGATACCCGACGACGGGGAGTGGGGCGTCCCCGTCCCGGGACAGCACGTGTATCTGGTCGTCCCCGTCGAGTCACGCGCGTGCAGGCGCAGGCTCGCTGCCGTCGTGGGGGAGATCAGGCGCCACGCCCCCTGGCTCCATGTGGTCGCCCTGATGGACGGCGGACCGCCGGACGAGGGCGCGCCGGCGCGCTGGGGGGTGGAGGACGCCGTCGTGGTACGGCCCGCGCTGAACGGCACGCAGGAGGAGCGGGGCCACCTCCGCGTCCACGAACTGTACGAGGCCGTCGACAGCCAGTACGAGGTGCCCGAGCGCTGGAGGACCACGTGCCGATGAGTGAACCCGACTACGGCGAGATCCGGACGTGGGGGACCACGGACCGCGGAGACGGCAGCCGGTATCTGATGCCCGAGGAGGGACGGCTCGCCGTGAAGGTGGCACTCGCCACCGGTCGGCCTCTGCTGTTGCGGGGCAGCCCGGGCTGCGGCAAGTCCTCACTCGCCGCTCACATCGCCCAGCAGCTCGACTGGCGCTACTACGAGCACGTCGTCACCTACCGCACCCAGGCCACCGATCTGCTGTGGACCTTCGACACGGTGCGGCGCCTCGCGGACGCACAGGCACGCGAGGGAGACGCCGGACTCGAAGACCACAAGTACGTCCGTCCTGGCCCGTTGTGGTGGGCGTACGGCAGGGACTCCGCTCTGCGGCGCGGTCTTCCCGGGGACGGTCCGCCTCCGGGCGGCACCTGTCCCGAGCCGCTGGCCAGAATGAACGCCGGGCGCAAGCGGGACGGCGCCGTCGTCCTCATCGACGAGATCGACAAGGCGGACCCGGACGTACCCAACGGGCTGCTGGTACCCCTCGGTTCGGCGGAGTTCACGGTGGCCGAGACCGGTGATGTCATCCGGATGCGCCGGTGCACGGCGCCGGGGCCCAATCCCACCCGTCACCTCGTCGTCATCACCACCAACGACGAGCGTGAGCTGCCGCAGGCGTTCCTGCGACGGTGCGTCGTCGCCGCGCTTCCCTCACCCGGGACGGATCAACTGGTCGCGATCGCGCGTGAGCACCTGAGGAGCAGATCACCGGAGGGTGACTGGATGGAACTGGCGCGCGCCGTGGCGGACGAGGTCGACAAGGCGAGGGAACAGGCCCGCAAGGACGGCGTGCGGGCGCCGAGCACGGCCGAGTACCTGGACGCGCTGTACGCGTGCCTGTCCCTCGGCATCCGGAGCCGGGACGACGAGCGCTGGCAGCGGTTGCGTGATCTGGTTCTGGTCAAGCACCAGCAACCCGGGGAGGGTCTGTCGGGGTGACGGACCGGGACATGGGCGGACGGCCGGAACGGGAGGGGCGGGTTGTCCCCGGCCGCGCGGACGTGTGGCTCGGGGACCTCGTCGTGGCCATCGAGGAGGTCGTGCCCCGGGACGAGGACGAACTGTGGCGCATCGCCCGCCTGTTGGGGTTGGGCCGGCCGCTCCGCACCGAGCGGCAGAGCGCGCCGTCCGAGCCGGGCGGGCAGGCTGCCGTGCCACTCGACCCCCTGGGCGCCGTCGGCCAGGGCACGTTGCCGGTGACCGCGCCGCCGCCCGCCGACGAGTGTCGACCCGCACTACCCCCGGGCGGGTCCGCCGGCGGAACGGCGATGTCCGCTGCCCCGGACGGAGGCGAGGGTGCCGACGACGGTGAGGTGACGAGCGCCGAGTGGTCGACGACGCCGGACGGCCCGGGTTCCGCCGACGGCGCCCCTCCATCCGGTCACGGACACCGGCCGTCACACCACGCCTTGCCACCAGTGGCGTACGCGCCCGCAGGGCGGCAGGCCTGGGTGCGGGACCCCCTTCCCCGGCCCGACCGGAACCTGATGAGCGTGCGACCCCCATACACCCCCCTGCTGGCCCGGAGTTCCGCGGCGGCCCTGCTCGAAGCGGCGCTGTCGGGCCGCGCCCCGGACGGAGAGGTGGAGATCGAGGACGCGGTGGACCTCCTCGCGCGCGGTGTGCCGCTGGCCGTCCTCCCCCGGCGCATGCGGCGGACCCTGCGCCACGGCGTGCAGATCCTCGTCGACCACGGTCCCGCCATGGAGCTGTTCGCCCGGGACCAGGCGCATGTCTGCGCGCGGGTCGAGGCGCTGGTGGGCAAGGACCGGACGGATCTGCTCCGTTTCGCTTACTCGCCCCTGCGTGGTGCCGGCGCCGGACCGCTGTGGACGTGGGACACCTACCGGCCACCGCCCCGCGACAGTGCCGTCCTCCTGCTGAGTGACTGCGGAACGATCGGCCCCCGGGGCGATCAGGGCAGAAGCACCCCGGCCGAGTGGCAGCGCTTCGCCGAGCTGGTGCGGCGCAACGGGGCCCGGCCCCTGGCGCTGCTTCCGGTACCCGAGCGACGGGTGCCCGAGTGGCTGGCGACGGTCATGCCGGTGTTGTGCTGGGACCGCGGTACCACGGTGGGCCGTGTGGCTTCCCGGATGAACGCATGGCGGGAAGGGCGCACCCCCCGGTGTCCTCCGGCCGTGGGCGGGGGAGAGCCGCGATGAGGGACCTCACCCACGCCGTGCCGGACGCGGGCGTCCTGCCCCCCGGTCCGCCGTCCGACGCGGTCGACCTGGCCACGCTGCTCAGCACCACGGTCCGTGTCGAACCCGAACTGCTGCGGGCGGTGCGCGTCGTACTGCTGCCCCAGGTCGACGTCGGCGCGGAGTCCGACCTGTGGTTCAGCCAGTGGGCCGCCAGCCGCAACCCGCGCGCCATGGTGCTCCTCCCCGATGTCCAGCGCGTGCTCAGGACCCGACTGCCCGAGGTCCTCGCACGCTGCGCCTCACCGCCCGGTGTCGCTCCGGCGGATCGTCTGAGACACCTGATCGCCAGCCGCCACCACCATCTCTCCCCCCTCATGCGGTTGGAGGAGGAGATCCTCTGGCTGTCCGCACGCGGCGGTGACGAGGACTCCGGGTTGCGGGAGGCGGAGGCGGCCCTGCGGTCGGCGCTGCGGGCCCTGGTCGAGCACGCAGGACGGGAGGCGATCGCCGACTGGGTCGTCAGCGTGTGCCCGCGCCTGCCGGAGCCGCTGCGGCACACGGTCACCGGCTGGCAGTACCGCTCCATCGCGTACCTCCTGGAACCGAACACGCCGGTCGACCGGCGTGCTCCAGCCCGCCTCACCTGCCAGGACGCCGCGCTCGTCGTCGACTCCGTGGCCGCCTCCGGAGAAACGGACGTGCCCGAGACCTGGGTCGCGGTCCGCCTGGACGGTGATGTGCTGCATGTCGGAGGTGCCGAGGAGGACGAGCCGGGCAGCGTGTTCATCGGTGCGCCCGGCACCGATCCCGTCGTGCTGGAGGTGCTCTCCGGCATGGACGACCAGACAGGCAGGCCCCTCCAGGTGCGCCCGGGCGAACGGGTCAGGATCACCGGATGCTCGCCCACGACCCGCCTGCTGACCGCGGACCGCCGCGTCTACGACCCGTCGACGCCGGTCGAACGGCAGCCGGGCGGAGTCGCCGCGCCGGGGACACCGCCTCGGAGCGTGCTCCTGGGACCCCCGCCCGTCATGGACGCGTTCTCCCGGTCGGTCCACGACGACCTGCGCGAAGGACTCAGGCGGGCCGGTCACGAGGTGTGGGATCTCCAGGCGCTGTGGCCGTCCCCCACGCGGACCGGGGACATCCCATGGCCCCTGACGGTGGACGTGGTGGTCTTCCTGCTCGACCGGGAGCTGCTCACCTCGCCCGTCGTACGCGACCAGATCAGGACGTTGACCTCATGGGCGGCGGAGATCGGCGCGCCCAAGCCCTTGGCGGTGCCGCTGGGGGGCCTGCGATCCGAGGACCGGAGGGCGCTGCCCGGTGCGGACGCCTGCACCTGGGTGGACGGCACGTATTCCCGTGTGTGGTCGAAGGACTGCCCGTGGGGTCCCGGTCATGCCTGGGAGATCGCGGCGGAGGTGGCGGACGCGGTCGGCAGAACGGTCACCGAGCGGGCTTTGGCACCCGTCGGCACGCGTGCCTTTCCGACGCGGCACCGGCTGCTGAGCCGCAGGGTCGACGAGCTCCTGCGACGTTTCGCCGCCCACGGGGAGCGCCGTTTTCTCGACGAGGCGATCGGCCTCTTCCCCGCCGGCTCGCAGACGCCGCCGCCCACGGACGTGTGGGCCGCGCACGCCCACGTCGGACAGGCCCGCGCCCTGCACCACCGGGCCCGGCTCACCGGGAGCCCGCAGGACGCCGAAAGCGCCGTGCGACTGCTGCGCCGAGTGATGGACCGCACCACCGACCCGTCCGCCGCCGAACCCGGTTCCTGGGCCCGCCTGCGCAGACGCGCGCTGACCGAACTGCTGTCGGCGTTGCGGGTCCACATCGGGATCACGGGTGCCGGTCCGCTGCCGGACCGGCTGGTCGCCGCACTCGACGAGGCCGTGACGCTCGGCCGTGCCGCACTCGACGAGGAGCAGGAGGCCGGCCTGCGTCTCGAGCTGACGGCCTGCCTGGCCCCTCTCATGGCGAGTGACCTGTGGCTGCGCCGTCACCCGCTGGAGACCCGATCGACGGCGTTGCTCAACTTCGCGGCCGCGGGCGCGGGGGACGCCGTCCCGCTGACCGAACGGGTGGCCGCTGCCCGCGACGCGGCTCGGCTCGCGACTCACGAGGCGGACGTGGGTCTGGCGGTGCGGGTCTTCGACCGGTGGTTCGCGCTCCTGGAAGGGGCCGACTGGGTACGTCTCGGGGCGACCCGGTTCGCGGCTCTGACCGCGGGGTTCGCGGGGGCGCCGGAGAACGCCGCCGTGTGCGCGGTCGCGGCCGGGGAGCCCGCCATGGCAGCCCTGCTCTCACTGGAGCGGGGTCTCGCCCTCCAGCGAGTGATCCTGGCGGGGCGGGCCGTGCACGGAGACGACCCGCGCTCCTGCCAGCCGCGCTGGCGCCGGTCGCGCCGGTTGCGCCAGGAGGTCGCCCGGCTCGCCGTCCAGTGGACACAGGACGAGTTGCGGGCGGTGACGAGCGAGGGGCCGGTGGTCGTCCTCGCCACGGCGGAGGCGCGTGGTGAGGCTCTGATCCTCAGCGGCGGGACCGTCACCGCCGTGCGCCTGCCGGGCGTCACCGCGGCCGCCGTCCGGCGATGGTCACCCGACGACCCCGGCATCCGTGAGGCACTGCGGCCGGTGGCGCAAGAGCTCCGGCGCAGGTCACCGGTCACGGACGGCTCGCGGACACCACGGATGTTCTGGTGTCCGACGGGGTCGTTCTCGCGCCTTCC carries:
- a CDS encoding MoxR family ATPase translates to MSEPDYGEIRTWGTTDRGDGSRYLMPEEGRLAVKVALATGRPLLLRGSPGCGKSSLAAHIAQQLDWRYYEHVVTYRTQATDLLWTFDTVRRLADAQAREGDAGLEDHKYVRPGPLWWAYGRDSALRRGLPGDGPPPGGTCPEPLARMNAGRKRDGAVVLIDEIDKADPDVPNGLLVPLGSAEFTVAETGDVIRMRRCTAPGPNPTRHLVVITTNDERELPQAFLRRCVVAALPSPGTDQLVAIAREHLRSRSPEGDWMELARAVADEVDKAREQARKDGVRAPSTAEYLDALYACLSLGIRSRDDERWQRLRDLVLVKHQQPGEGLSG
- a CDS encoding toll/interleukin-1 receptor domain-containing protein produces the protein MTTPQSPGERSRGTRQRVFISHGSKDSHYSWLVCDDIREALSKAGYEVFLDRRSLHPQDDWRRQIGRQLESCHAAVFVIAERALDREWVRREAEILRHRHDICGIFLLVVLLDDLQPEDLEAAGLGVLNIKQALKFGAQAEAEPTRIAEDVVEEFAELPALPGEDEPMRLWAERLSAKLGRSADPGLLEDAAKLLGLEERDARRARGFNGARFLARSLLNAGLGDNVPRAVFHLNAALGSTGRSLAQEMAPTWVNEEAARCFIPDEKADEGRVLLLHASIRQTADHHIGRAMRRDVTRYVSAALNVLRPDEAEATALVEDELRAALRARMAIPDDGEWGVPVPGQHVYLVVPVESRACRRRLAAVVGEIRRHAPWLHVVALMDGGPPDEGAPARWGVEDAVVVRPALNGTQEERGHLRVHELYEAVDSQYEVPERWRTTCR
- a CDS encoding CHAT domain-containing protein; protein product: MRDLTHAVPDAGVLPPGPPSDAVDLATLLSTTVRVEPELLRAVRVVLLPQVDVGAESDLWFSQWAASRNPRAMVLLPDVQRVLRTRLPEVLARCASPPGVAPADRLRHLIASRHHHLSPLMRLEEEILWLSARGGDEDSGLREAEAALRSALRALVEHAGREAIADWVVSVCPRLPEPLRHTVTGWQYRSIAYLLEPNTPVDRRAPARLTCQDAALVVDSVAASGETDVPETWVAVRLDGDVLHVGGAEEDEPGSVFIGAPGTDPVVLEVLSGMDDQTGRPLQVRPGERVRITGCSPTTRLLTADRRVYDPSTPVERQPGGVAAPGTPPRSVLLGPPPVMDAFSRSVHDDLREGLRRAGHEVWDLQALWPSPTRTGDIPWPLTVDVVVFLLDRELLTSPVVRDQIRTLTSWAAEIGAPKPLAVPLGGLRSEDRRALPGADACTWVDGTYSRVWSKDCPWGPGHAWEIAAEVADAVGRTVTERALAPVGTRAFPTRHRLLSRRVDELLRRFAAHGERRFLDEAIGLFPAGSQTPPPTDVWAAHAHVGQARALHHRARLTGSPQDAESAVRLLRRVMDRTTDPSAAEPGSWARLRRRALTELLSALRVHIGITGAGPLPDRLVAALDEAVTLGRAALDEEQEAGLRLELTACLAPLMASDLWLRRHPLETRSTALLNFAAAGAGDAVPLTERVAAARDAARLATHEADVGLAVRVFDRWFALLEGADWVRLGATRFAALTAGFAGAPENAAVCAVAAGEPAMAALLSLERGLALQRVILAGRAVHGDDPRSCQPRWRRSRRLRQEVARLAVQWTQDELRAVTSEGPVVVLATAEARGEALILSGGTVTAVRLPGVTAAAVRRWSPDDPGIREALRPVAQELRRRSPVTDGSRTPRMFWCPTGSFSRLPVHEACSRATSSPTVSTYTASLSELCGSRRVDSGPGARPGARPLVVVSPAAGDAGWAERAAAEVRAVTDTGMAFDLLTGAHATRLAVLEAATGVEVVHLVGRLVPPAVAGWGEGWAIALADGPLTAADIAAADLSRTGLVFLSGYGEAVGGGTDPDRDTLAGSLHRAGCRHVVASLSTPGAPDAADGVDRVVARFYEALLDGGRRPRPDRAPFALHQAMTAARGEGETRRPPQSFVHIGS